One genomic region from Rattus norvegicus strain BN/NHsdMcwi chromosome 10, GRCr8, whole genome shotgun sequence encodes:
- the Mgat1 gene encoding alpha-1,3-mannosyl-glycoprotein 2-beta-N-acetylglucosaminyltransferase isoform X1, producing MLKKQSAGLVLWGAIIFVGWNALLLLFFWTRPAPGRLPSDSALGDDPASLTREVIHLAEDAEAELERQRGLLQQIKEHYSLWRQRWRVPTVAPPAWPRVPGTPSPAVIPILVIACDRSTVRRCLDKLLHYRPSAEHFPIIVSQDCGHEETAQVIASYGTAVTHIRQPDLSNIAVQPDHRKFQGYYKIARHYRWALGQIFNKFKFPAAVVVEDDLEVAPDFFEYFQATYPLLKADPSLWCVSAWNDNGKEQMVDSSKPELLYRTDFFPGLGWLLLADLWAELEPKWPKAFWDDWMRRPEQRKGRACIRPEISRTMTFGRKGVSHGQFFDQHLKFIKLNQQFVPFTQLDLSYLQREAYDRDFLAQVYGAPQLQVEKVRTNDRKELGEVRVQYTSRDSFKAFAKALGVMDDLKSGVPRAGYRGIVTFQFRGRRVHLAPPETWNGYDPSWN from the coding sequence ATGCTGAAGAAGCAGTCTGCAGGGCTTGTGCTTTGGGGTGCTATCATCTTTGTGGGCTGGAATGCCCTGCTGCTCCTCTTCTTCTGGACACGCCCAGCACCTGGCAGGCTGCCCTCAGACAGTGCCCTTGGTGATGACCCTGCCAGCCTCACCCGTGAGGTCATCCACCTGGCCGAGGACGCCGAGGCGGAGTTGGAGCGGCAGCGGGGACTACTGCAGCAGATCAAGGAGCATTATtctctgtggaggcagaggtggagagTTCCCACCGTGGCCCCTCCAGCCTGGCCCCGTGTGCCTGGGACCCCCTCACCAGCTGTGATCCCCATTCTGGTCATTGCCTGTGACCGCAGCACTGTCCGGCGCTGCCTGGATAAGTTGTTGCACTATCGGCCCTCTGCTGAGCATTTCCCCATTATTGTCAGTCAAGACTGTGGGCATGAAGAGACAGCACAGGTCATTGCTTCTTATGGCACCGCTGTCACACACATCCGGCAGCCAGACCTGAGTAACATTGCCGTGCAGCCAGACCACCGTAAGTTCCAGGGTTACTACAAGATTGCCAGGCACTACCGCTGGGCGCTAGGCCAGATCTTCAACAAGTTCAAGTTCCCGGCTGCTGTGGTAGTGGAGGATGATCTGGAAGTGGCGCCGGACTTCTTCGAGTACTTCCAGGCCACCTACCCGCTGCTGAAAGCAGACCCCTCCCTTTGGTGTGTGTCGGCTTGGAATGATAATGGTAAGGAGCAGATGGTGGACTCCAGCAAACCTGAGCTGCTCTATCGAACAGACTTTTTTCCTGGCCTTGGATGGCTGCTGTTGGCTGATCTCTGGGCAGAACTAGAGCCCAAGTGGCCCAAGGCCTTCTGGGACGACTGGATGCGCAGACCTGAGCAGCGGAAGGGGCGGGCTTGTATTCGTCCAGAAATTTCAAGAACTATGACATTTGGTCGCAAGGGTGTGAGCCATGGGCAGTTCTTTGACCAGCATCTTAAATTCATCAAGCTGAACCAGCAGTTCGTGCCCTTCACCCAGTTGGACCTGTCGTACCTGCAGCGGGAGGCCTATGACCGGGACTTCCTTGCCCAGGTCTATGGTGCCCCCCAGCTGCAGGTGGAGAAAGTGAGGACCAATGATCGGAAGGAACTGGGGGAGGTGCGGGTACAGTACACTAGCAGAGACAGCTTTAAGGCCTTTGCTAAGGCCCTGGGTGTCATGGACGACCTCAAGTCTGGTGTCCCCAGAGCTGGCTACCGTGGCATTGTCACTTTCCAGTTCCGGGGTCGGCGTGTCCACCTGGCACCCCCAGAGACATGGAATGGCTATGATCCTAGCTGGAATTAG